The following proteins come from a genomic window of Gordonia westfalica:
- a CDS encoding GAF and ANTAR domain-containing protein — translation MTELTDFGAQMTRIAGEMRRQSDDTETAVRSMTKYAVDAIPGAEYASVTLVSHGEIETPVVIGDLGGEADELQRRLGEGPCIRAAVDDVTVWIEDMHTEERWPRFAAAAADIGIRSMACFFLYLDGDDFGALNLHSTRPGAFTSEARLLGELFAAHAATAFGAVQEKQQLRAALSSRDIIGQAKGMIMERYKLDSGEAFALLARLSQDTNTKLVDVAAQIVVAGPETS, via the coding sequence TTGACCGAGTTGACGGATTTCGGGGCGCAGATGACGCGCATCGCCGGCGAGATGCGTAGACAGAGTGACGACACCGAGACTGCGGTGCGTTCGATGACCAAGTATGCGGTCGATGCGATACCCGGCGCAGAGTATGCGTCGGTCACGCTGGTGTCCCATGGTGAGATCGAGACGCCCGTCGTCATCGGCGATCTGGGCGGCGAGGCCGACGAGTTGCAGCGCCGGCTCGGTGAGGGTCCGTGCATCCGGGCCGCGGTCGACGACGTGACCGTGTGGATCGAAGACATGCACACCGAAGAGCGCTGGCCGCGGTTCGCCGCCGCGGCCGCCGACATCGGCATCCGCTCGATGGCGTGCTTCTTCCTCTACCTCGACGGTGACGACTTCGGCGCGCTCAACCTGCACAGCACGCGACCTGGTGCCTTCACATCAGAAGCACGACTCCTCGGTGAACTGTTCGCCGCGCATGCCGCGACGGCCTTCGGGGCCGTGCAGGAGAAGCAGCAGCTCCGCGCCGCCCTCAGCTCGCGCGACATCATCGGCCAAGCCAAGGGCATGATCATGGAGCGCTACAAGCTCGATTCCGGCGAGGCGTTCGCCCTGCTGGCGCGCCTGTCGCAGGACACCAACACCAAGCTGGTCGATGTCGCGGCGCAGATCGTCGTGGCGGGTCCGGAGACCTCCTAG
- a CDS encoding SpoIID/LytB domain-containing protein: MLTWAAAGLAPALLAGGLVAASSTESTLGVELSVGSTVTLIGHGHGHGRGMGQWGAYGYARKGWSAQQILRHFYGGTTAGKVDRPEIIVALTGQNSVNVHADAGMRVGGQTVAPGQAVSLSGGTATIRSGCGGGVIRSVPATFVEPLSMLPNRPAAEFLKFCGSEKAYRGALGLEGGRVVNRIHIDDYVKGVIPRESLPAWADSGGAAALQAQAVAARTYALAAIAGGKKIDDTQNSQVYGGVSGEDRRTNVAADATAGQILLQNGRPAFTEFSASTGGFSAGGRFPAVPDEGDTVSPNHNWTATVSAGSIGAAFGVGALRSFEVVEANGLGAEHGRALKVRAVGSGGTVEVTGEQARTKLQLKSSWFTVQGQPAPRIVKPPTGPSGPSLGLDFGSFGQFVDQIVPGSSKFLEIASSAMDGKFADLGGITGPLGQAIGVPTVTPDAAGVTQIFEKGMMFFTPATGPRVLAGKGLERFQERGGIPALGFPKDDALG, from the coding sequence ATGCTGACCTGGGCCGCGGCCGGGCTCGCGCCCGCACTGCTGGCCGGTGGACTCGTAGCCGCGAGTTCAACGGAATCGACCCTCGGGGTCGAGCTTTCGGTCGGGTCGACGGTGACGCTGATCGGACACGGTCATGGCCACGGCCGCGGAATGGGGCAATGGGGTGCGTACGGCTACGCCCGTAAGGGCTGGTCGGCACAGCAGATCCTGCGCCACTTCTACGGTGGAACCACCGCGGGGAAGGTGGACAGGCCCGAGATCATCGTGGCCCTCACGGGTCAGAACTCGGTGAATGTGCATGCGGACGCCGGAATGCGCGTCGGAGGTCAGACGGTGGCTCCCGGACAGGCGGTCAGCCTGTCCGGGGGCACGGCCACCATCCGCAGCGGATGCGGCGGGGGGGTGATCCGCTCCGTTCCGGCCACGTTCGTCGAACCGCTGAGCATGCTGCCGAACCGGCCCGCGGCCGAGTTCCTCAAGTTCTGTGGTTCCGAGAAGGCATACCGAGGCGCACTGGGCCTCGAAGGTGGACGCGTGGTCAACCGCATCCACATCGACGACTACGTCAAGGGCGTCATCCCGCGCGAGAGCCTGCCCGCCTGGGCCGATTCCGGTGGCGCCGCAGCTCTGCAGGCGCAGGCGGTCGCCGCGCGGACCTATGCGCTCGCCGCGATCGCCGGCGGCAAGAAGATCGACGACACCCAGAACTCCCAGGTCTACGGCGGCGTCTCGGGTGAGGACCGTCGGACCAATGTCGCGGCCGACGCGACGGCCGGCCAGATCCTGTTGCAGAACGGCCGGCCCGCGTTCACCGAGTTCTCCGCCTCGACCGGCGGTTTCTCGGCCGGCGGCCGGTTCCCGGCCGTGCCCGACGAGGGAGACACGGTCTCGCCCAACCACAACTGGACCGCAACCGTGTCCGCGGGCAGCATCGGGGCGGCCTTCGGCGTAGGGGCTCTCCGGAGCTTCGAGGTCGTCGAGGCCAACGGGCTCGGCGCCGAACACGGCCGTGCGCTCAAGGTGCGCGCCGTCGGATCCGGCGGAACGGTCGAGGTCACCGGCGAGCAGGCGCGTACCAAGCTGCAGCTGAAGTCGTCGTGGTTCACCGTGCAGGGCCAGCCGGCGCCGCGCATCGTCAAGCCGCCCACCGGGCCGTCCGGCCCGTCGCTGGGACTCGACTTCGGCAGCTTCGGCCAGTTCGTCGACCAGATCGTCCCCGGATCGTCGAAGTTCCTGGAGATCGCCAGCTCGGCGATGGACGGCAAGTTCGCCGACCTCGGTGGGATCACCGGGCCGCTGGGTCAGGCGATCGGTGTCCCGACGGTGACCCCCGACGCCGCGGGCGTCACCCAGATCTTCGAGAAGGGGATGATGTTCTTCACCCCCGCCACCGGACCGCGCGTCCTCGCCGGCAAGGGTCTCGAGCGGTTCCAGGAGCGCGGCGGCATCCCGGCGCTGGGATTCCCGAAGGACGACGCGCTGGGCTAG
- a CDS encoding class I SAM-dependent DNA methyltransferase — MSLPDSYFHDMYSTSDDPWGFTSRWYERRKYALTLAALTEPRYRSVFEPGCSIGVLSEGLAGRCDRLLCTDISPRAVDLAQRRLAGHRHVDVRVGDIVGDWPTEQFDLVVLSEVLYYLDDAALAGLIARLPAALKPGGEVIAVHWRWPVEEYPRSGDEVHAALAASPLVIATSYSDTDFRLDVLRLSPDRSVAQREGLVVSAALYDPA; from the coding sequence ATGAGCCTGCCGGACAGTTACTTCCACGACATGTACTCGACGAGTGACGATCCCTGGGGGTTCACCTCCCGGTGGTACGAGCGGCGCAAGTACGCGCTGACCCTCGCCGCTCTCACCGAGCCCCGATACCGATCTGTCTTCGAGCCGGGTTGTTCGATCGGGGTGCTCAGCGAGGGACTCGCCGGCCGCTGCGACCGCCTGCTGTGCACGGACATCAGTCCGCGGGCCGTCGACCTCGCACAGCGCCGGCTCGCCGGCCACCGACACGTCGACGTCCGCGTCGGCGACATCGTCGGCGACTGGCCGACCGAACAATTCGACCTCGTCGTTCTCAGCGAGGTGCTGTATTACCTGGACGACGCCGCGCTCGCCGGGCTCATCGCCCGCCTCCCCGCAGCCCTGAAGCCGGGCGGAGAGGTGATCGCCGTCCACTGGCGGTGGCCCGTCGAGGAGTATCCGCGGTCCGGCGACGAGGTGCACGCCGCGCTGGCGGCGTCTCCGCTGGTCATCGCGACGTCCTACTCCGACACCGACTTCCGCCTCGATGTGCTCCGATTGTCACCTGATCGATCGGTTGCGCAACGAGAGGGACTCGTCGTTTCCGCGGCACTATACGATCCGGCATAA
- a CDS encoding acyl-CoA dehydrogenase family protein: MSTHAAHKIVDSPGFDLPRPGAGATLERFAALTRFCSDDIATGRLVEAHADADAILGELVGDMVRPGEFWGVWAAQPPGTRVDAHPAEAGWALDGVKEWCSGAGSCTHALVTAETDAGNRLFAVDLRQRGVSVDLSAWHSIGMRATDTGTVTFDAVPATAVGEVGAYLRRPGFWHGGMGVAACWFGGARRVARPLYRAVAGTNDPLLRMHAGAVDAQLATGWAAIESAARRIDASPTEPSQRQAFGLRWTIEQVATAVVDRVGRALGPGPLVADPDHAQAVADLTVYIRQSHADADLAVLGSLLDDRIPGPAELTTDDS, translated from the coding sequence ATGAGCACCCACGCCGCCCACAAGATCGTCGACTCCCCGGGATTCGACCTGCCCCGACCGGGCGCAGGTGCGACGCTCGAGCGCTTCGCCGCGCTCACCCGGTTCTGCTCCGACGACATCGCCACCGGACGGCTCGTCGAGGCGCACGCGGACGCCGACGCCATCCTCGGCGAGCTCGTCGGCGACATGGTCCGGCCGGGCGAGTTCTGGGGCGTCTGGGCCGCTCAACCGCCCGGTACGCGGGTCGACGCCCATCCCGCCGAGGCCGGCTGGGCGCTCGACGGCGTCAAGGAGTGGTGTTCCGGAGCGGGATCGTGCACCCACGCACTGGTCACCGCCGAGACCGATGCCGGCAACCGCCTGTTCGCCGTGGACCTGCGGCAACGCGGTGTGTCCGTCGACCTCTCCGCCTGGCACAGCATCGGGATGAGGGCCACCGACACCGGGACGGTCACCTTCGACGCGGTGCCCGCCACCGCGGTTGGCGAGGTCGGGGCGTATCTCAGGCGGCCCGGCTTCTGGCATGGCGGGATGGGTGTCGCGGCGTGCTGGTTCGGCGGCGCCCGCCGGGTCGCGCGCCCGCTGTACCGTGCCGTGGCCGGCACCAACGATCCTCTGCTGCGGATGCACGCCGGCGCGGTGGACGCGCAGCTCGCGACCGGATGGGCGGCGATCGAGTCCGCGGCGCGCCGGATCGACGCGAGTCCGACCGAACCGTCGCAGCGGCAGGCCTTCGGTCTGCGGTGGACCATCGAGCAGGTCGCCACCGCGGTCGTCGACCGCGTCGGCCGCGCGCTGGGTCCGGGCCCGCTGGTCGCCGACCCCGACCATGCCCAGGCGGTCGCCGATCTGACGGTCTACATCCGGCAGTCGCACGCCGACGCCGACCTCGCCGTTCTCGGGTCGCTCCTCGACGACCGGATCCCGGGCCCCGCAGAACTCACCACGGACGACTCATGA
- a CDS encoding glycosyltransferase, whose amino-acid sequence MTDLVVVVPAHNERALLPSCLAALDAAIAGLRRSVQVIVVLDSCDDDSAAVVPDHMTALHVTARCVGAARRAGFFAASPTPADTTWFATTDADSAVPPDWLLAHLQAAESGADAFVGIVTPDGFDGWPPGTGTMFAGRYDARPGHRHVHGANLGVRASAYAAVGGFRDLDAHEDVDLVRRLQGAAARIVWGADAPVRTSTRRIGRTDHGFASYLRQLAGPAPGTTR is encoded by the coding sequence ATCACCGACCTCGTCGTCGTGGTCCCCGCCCACAACGAGCGGGCCCTGCTCCCCTCGTGCCTCGCCGCACTCGACGCCGCGATCGCCGGTCTTCGACGATCGGTGCAGGTGATCGTGGTGCTCGACTCCTGCGACGACGACTCCGCGGCGGTCGTCCCCGACCACATGACGGCTCTGCACGTGACCGCTCGGTGCGTCGGTGCCGCGCGACGGGCCGGCTTCTTCGCGGCGTCGCCGACGCCCGCCGACACGACCTGGTTCGCGACCACGGATGCCGACTCGGCGGTGCCGCCCGACTGGCTGCTCGCCCACCTGCAGGCGGCGGAGTCGGGTGCCGACGCTTTCGTGGGGATCGTCACTCCCGACGGCTTCGACGGATGGCCGCCGGGAACCGGGACGATGTTCGCCGGACGGTACGACGCCCGGCCCGGCCACCGCCACGTACACGGAGCGAATCTGGGAGTGCGCGCGAGCGCCTATGCGGCCGTCGGCGGATTCCGGGATCTGGACGCGCACGAGGACGTCGACCTCGTCCGACGCCTGCAGGGCGCCGCCGCGCGGATCGTGTGGGGCGCGGATGCCCCGGTGCGCACCTCCACCCGACGCATCGGCCGAACGGACCACGGTTTCGCGTCCTACCTGCGACAGCTCGCCGGCCCCGCCCCCGGGACCACGCGATGA
- the glf gene encoding UDP-galactopyranose mutase — MATSSSFDLIVVGSGFFGLTVAERAATQLGKRVLVIERRHHLGGNAYSEAEPATGIEVHKYGAHLFHTSNDRVWEYVNRFTDFTNYQHRVFALHNGQAYQFPMGLGLISQFFGRYYSPDEARKLIAEQAGEIDTADAKNLEEKAISLIGRPLYEAFIKHYTAKQWQTDPTELPAGNITRLPVRYTFDNRYFNDKYEGLPVDGYTAWLENMAADERIEVRLSTDWFAVRDELRAQNPDAPIVYTGPLDRYFEYSAGRLGWRTLDFETEVLDTGDFQGTPVMNYNDADVPYTRIHEFRHFHPERDSYPADKTVIMREFSRFAKDDDEPYYPINTAEDREMLSAYRELARTETASANVLFGGRLGTYQYLDMHMAIASALTMFDNTLAPHLRDGAPLVADPAGAE; from the coding sequence GTGGCAACCAGTAGCAGCTTTGACCTGATCGTCGTCGGCTCCGGATTCTTCGGTCTGACCGTCGCCGAGCGGGCCGCCACCCAGCTGGGCAAACGAGTCCTCGTGATCGAACGGCGCCATCACCTCGGTGGCAACGCCTACTCCGAGGCCGAGCCTGCGACCGGTATCGAGGTCCACAAGTACGGCGCCCATCTGTTCCACACCTCCAACGACCGGGTGTGGGAGTACGTGAACCGGTTCACGGACTTCACGAACTACCAGCACCGCGTGTTCGCACTGCACAACGGGCAGGCCTACCAGTTCCCGATGGGACTCGGCCTCATCAGCCAGTTCTTCGGCCGGTACTACTCGCCCGACGAGGCGCGCAAGCTCATCGCCGAGCAGGCCGGCGAGATCGACACCGCCGACGCCAAGAACCTCGAGGAGAAGGCGATCAGCCTCATCGGGCGGCCGCTCTACGAGGCGTTCATCAAGCACTACACCGCCAAGCAGTGGCAGACCGATCCCACCGAGCTGCCGGCCGGCAACATCACCCGGCTGCCGGTGCGGTACACCTTCGACAACCGGTACTTCAACGACAAGTACGAGGGCCTGCCGGTCGACGGCTACACCGCGTGGCTGGAGAACATGGCCGCCGACGAGCGCATCGAGGTGCGCCTGTCGACCGACTGGTTCGCCGTCCGTGACGAACTGCGTGCGCAGAACCCGGACGCACCGATCGTCTACACCGGCCCGCTGGACCGCTACTTCGAGTACTCCGCCGGCCGACTCGGCTGGCGCACACTCGATTTCGAGACCGAAGTGCTCGACACCGGCGACTTCCAGGGCACCCCGGTCATGAACTACAACGACGCCGACGTGCCGTACACCCGCATCCACGAGTTCCGTCACTTCCATCCGGAACGGGATTCGTACCCGGCGGACAAGACCGTCATCATGCGCGAGTTCAGCCGCTTCGCCAAGGACGACGACGAGCCGTACTACCCGATCAACACCGCCGAGGACCGGGAGATGCTCTCGGCCTACCGGGAGCTCGCCCGCACCGAGACCGCCAGTGCCAACGTGCTGTTCGGCGGACGACTCGGCACCTATCAGTACCTCGACATGCACATGGCGATCGCCAGCGCGCTCACCATGTTCGACAACACCCTGGCGCCGCATCTGCGAGACGGTGCGCCGCTGGTGGCCGACCCCGCAGGAGCCGAATAG
- a CDS encoding PIG-L deacetylase family protein translates to MTADETMSGRFASTPVADAGTPESEWQHWFDGRGRWPGVDLPVERLIVLSAHPDDEVLGVGALISSAARRGIEVVTVCLSDGAASHPGSPTLTPEQLAALRRTELDTATSLLGLRPSRWCGLADGTLAEHEEEIEVIVTEVLAENPTASTGLMAVWAHDGHPDHEAVGRCAQRVGDRLGVPLWMYPIWMWHWASPDDPDIPWQRAQTFDLDDEALDRKRAAVDAFVTQISPLSEAPEDAVVLGPHILARLLRDREFVFA, encoded by the coding sequence ATGACCGCGGACGAAACCATGTCGGGACGGTTCGCGTCGACGCCGGTGGCGGACGCCGGGACCCCGGAGTCGGAGTGGCAGCACTGGTTCGACGGCCGCGGGCGGTGGCCGGGCGTCGACCTGCCGGTGGAGCGCCTGATCGTGTTGTCCGCGCATCCCGACGACGAGGTCCTGGGGGTGGGCGCGCTGATCTCGTCGGCCGCGCGGCGCGGGATCGAGGTGGTCACGGTGTGCCTCTCCGACGGAGCGGCGTCGCACCCCGGCTCGCCGACCCTCACCCCGGAACAGCTCGCCGCCCTGCGCCGCACCGAATTGGACACGGCGACTTCCCTGTTGGGCCTGCGCCCGTCTCGATGGTGCGGGCTCGCCGACGGCACCCTCGCCGAGCACGAGGAGGAGATCGAGGTGATCGTGACCGAGGTGCTCGCGGAGAATCCGACGGCGAGCACCGGATTGATGGCCGTGTGGGCCCACGACGGCCATCCCGACCACGAGGCCGTGGGCCGGTGCGCGCAACGCGTCGGCGATCGGCTGGGCGTGCCGTTGTGGATGTATCCGATCTGGATGTGGCACTGGGCAAGTCCCGACGACCCGGATATTCCGTGGCAGCGGGCGCAGACCTTCGACCTCGACGACGAAGCCCTCGACCGCAAGCGCGCGGCGGTGGACGCGTTCGTCACCCAGATCTCTCCGCTGTCGGAGGCACCCGAGGACGCCGTCGTACTCGGGCCGCACATCCTCGCCCGACTCCTCCGCGACCGGGAGTTCGTCTTCGCATGA